In Micromonospora sp. NBC_01813, the following are encoded in one genomic region:
- the katG gene encoding catalase/peroxidase HPI yields the protein MTSIQDNGGTSAQGVDKMAAAGCPVAHDSVTSQGSESENPAIDSPTPKTGGRPRTNRDWWPNQLDLSVLHAHSSKGNPLGADFSYAQEFTKLDVEAIKQDIVGVLTTSQDWWPADFGHYGGLMIRLSWHAAGTYRIEDGRGGAGDGGQRFAPLNSWPDNANLDKARRLLWPVKAKYGQKISWADLLVLAGNVALESMGFKTFGFGFGREDVWEPEEIFWGPEDAWLGDARYVSDNDLPTGVGATEMGLIYVNPEGPRGNADPMAAAYFIRETFARMAMNDEETVALIAGGHTFGKTHGAGIADNHVGPEPEGAPLEAQGLGWLSTHGSGKGGDTITSGLEVTWTDKPTQWSNRFFEILFGYEWELTTSPGGAKQWVAKDAEAIIPDAHDPAKKHKPTMLTTDLSLRVDPAYEQISRRFLANPDEFALAFAKAWYKLLHRDMGPVSRFLGPWVPEAQLWQDPLPAVDHELVGDADVTALKAKVLDSGLSTDQLVTTAWASAASFRSTDKRGGANGARIRLEPQRSWEVNQPEQLATVLGVLEGIQQEFNAAGGAKISLADLIVLAGSAAVEKAAFDAGVKVTVPFHPGRTDASQEQTDVESFAVMEPRAEAFRNYLRPGEKTQPEVLLIDRAYMLGLTAPEMTVLIGGLRSLGTNVGGARHGVLTDRPGVLTNDFFTNLLSPGTRWKASESEEHVYEIRDLATDEVKWTATAVDLIFGSNSQLRALSEVYASSDAREKFVTDFVAAWVKVMELDRFDLA from the coding sequence ATGACCAGCATTCAGGACAACGGGGGCACCAGCGCCCAGGGTGTCGACAAGATGGCAGCCGCTGGCTGCCCGGTCGCGCACGACTCGGTGACCTCTCAGGGCAGCGAGAGCGAGAACCCGGCGATCGACTCACCGACGCCGAAGACCGGCGGTCGGCCGCGTACCAACCGGGACTGGTGGCCCAACCAGCTCGACCTGTCGGTGCTGCACGCCCACTCGTCCAAGGGCAACCCGCTGGGCGCGGACTTCAGCTACGCCCAGGAGTTCACCAAGCTCGACGTCGAGGCGATCAAGCAGGACATCGTCGGAGTGCTGACCACCTCGCAGGACTGGTGGCCGGCCGACTTCGGCCACTACGGCGGCCTGATGATCCGGCTCAGCTGGCACGCCGCCGGCACGTACCGGATCGAGGACGGTCGCGGCGGCGCCGGCGACGGCGGGCAGCGCTTCGCCCCGCTCAACAGCTGGCCGGACAACGCCAACCTGGACAAGGCCCGCCGCCTGCTCTGGCCGGTCAAGGCCAAGTACGGCCAGAAGATCTCCTGGGCCGACCTGCTGGTGCTCGCCGGCAACGTCGCCCTGGAGTCGATGGGCTTCAAGACCTTCGGCTTCGGCTTCGGCCGCGAGGACGTCTGGGAGCCCGAGGAGATCTTCTGGGGCCCGGAGGACGCCTGGCTGGGTGACGCCCGGTACGTCTCCGACAACGACCTCCCGACCGGGGTCGGCGCGACCGAGATGGGCCTGATCTACGTCAACCCGGAGGGCCCACGCGGCAACGCGGACCCGATGGCTGCGGCATACTTCATCCGGGAGACGTTCGCCCGGATGGCGATGAACGACGAGGAGACCGTCGCCCTGATCGCCGGCGGCCACACCTTCGGCAAGACCCACGGCGCCGGCATCGCCGACAACCACGTCGGCCCCGAGCCCGAGGGCGCGCCGTTGGAGGCGCAGGGCCTCGGCTGGCTGAGCACCCACGGCAGCGGCAAGGGCGGCGACACGATCACCAGCGGCCTCGAGGTCACCTGGACCGACAAGCCGACGCAGTGGAGCAACCGCTTCTTCGAGATCCTCTTCGGGTACGAGTGGGAGCTGACCACCAGCCCCGGCGGTGCCAAGCAGTGGGTCGCCAAGGACGCCGAGGCGATCATCCCGGACGCCCACGACCCGGCGAAGAAGCACAAGCCGACCATGCTCACCACCGACCTGTCGCTGCGGGTCGACCCGGCGTACGAGCAGATCTCCCGCCGCTTCCTGGCCAACCCGGACGAGTTCGCGCTCGCCTTCGCCAAGGCCTGGTACAAGCTGCTGCACCGCGACATGGGTCCGGTCAGCCGCTTCCTCGGGCCGTGGGTTCCCGAGGCCCAGCTGTGGCAGGACCCGCTGCCGGCCGTCGACCACGAGCTGGTCGGCGACGCCGACGTCACCGCGCTCAAGGCCAAGGTCCTTGACTCCGGCCTGAGCACCGACCAACTGGTCACCACCGCCTGGGCCTCCGCCGCCAGCTTCCGCTCCACCGACAAGCGCGGCGGTGCCAACGGTGCCAGGATCCGACTTGAGCCGCAGCGCAGCTGGGAAGTCAACCAGCCGGAGCAGCTCGCGACCGTGCTGGGCGTCCTCGAAGGCATCCAGCAGGAGTTCAACGCGGCCGGCGGGGCGAAGATCTCCCTCGCCGACCTGATCGTGCTGGCCGGCTCGGCCGCCGTCGAGAAGGCAGCGTTCGACGCGGGCGTCAAGGTGACGGTGCCGTTCCACCCGGGACGCACCGACGCCAGCCAGGAGCAGACCGACGTCGAGTCGTTCGCGGTCATGGAGCCGCGCGCCGAGGCGTTCCGCAACTACCTGCGCCCCGGTGAGAAGACCCAGCCGGAGGTCCTGCTGATCGACCGGGCCTACATGCTCGGCCTGACCGCGCCCGAGATGACCGTCCTCATCGGTGGGCTGCGCTCGCTCGGGACGAACGTCGGCGGTGCCCGCCACGGCGTGCTCACCGACCGGCCCGGCGTGCTCACCAACGACTTCTTCACCAACCTGCTCTCCCCGGGCACCCGGTGGAAGGCGTCGGAGTCCGAGGAGCACGTGTACGAGATCCGCGACCTGGCCACCGACGAGGTGAAGTGGACCGCGACCGCGGTCGACCTGATCTTCGGTTCGAACTCGCAGCTGCGTGCCCTCTCCGAGGTCTACGCCAGCAGCGACGCCCGCGAGAAGTTCGTCACCGACTT
- a CDS encoding Fur family transcriptional regulator, which produces MTSDLEAQLRAASLRVTRPRLAVLAALRARPHVDTDTVLALVRADHPTVSHQAVYDVLRVLTDAGLVRRIQPAGATARYERRIGDNHHHLVCRSCGVIADVDCATGSAPCLTASDDHGFAVDEAEVVFWGTCPSCAIERTASTSASLEGNK; this is translated from the coding sequence GTGACATCCGACCTCGAGGCGCAGCTGAGGGCGGCCTCGTTGCGGGTGACCCGGCCGAGGCTGGCGGTGCTGGCCGCGCTACGGGCCCGCCCCCATGTCGACACCGACACCGTGCTCGCGCTGGTCCGCGCCGATCACCCGACCGTGTCCCACCAGGCGGTTTACGATGTGCTGCGGGTCCTCACCGACGCCGGGCTGGTGCGGCGTATCCAGCCGGCCGGCGCGACCGCCCGGTACGAGCGGCGGATCGGGGACAACCACCACCACCTCGTCTGCCGCTCCTGCGGAGTGATCGCCGACGTCGACTGCGCCACCGGCTCCGCCCCTTGCCTCACCGCCTCCGACGACCACGGCTTCGCGGTCGACGAGGCGGAGGTCGTCTTCTGGGGCACCTGCCCCAGCTGCGCGATCGAACGCACCGCTTCGACATCCGCCAGTTTGGAAGGGAACAAATGA